Proteins co-encoded in one Flavobacterium fluviale genomic window:
- a CDS encoding aminotransferase class I/II-fold pyridoxal phosphate-dependent enzyme, with translation MIVEQFPDRIIEIDQEQYLYFGGTAYLGLPTNKEFQDLVIHNIRTWGTTYGSSRTANVKLSAYDSGEKFLASHIGSEDAVTVSSGMLAGKLVIDLMKKQTDCFFHFNDTHAAIRIENSLPLFENKKLNDRLLDSKSEKITILTDGVPTFETKPVDFSFLKQIPNHKEITLIVDESHSFGLIGKNGSGIFNSIHFPIKRKIMVSSLGKAFGLTGGVIGGDTAFISQIKEMEVFTSAAGMNPAFVQTLFDASGIYAKQHQKLLDTLKYIDSILIQNNNIKFDKDYPLIYLLSNQLVENLKAEKIIIASFKYTKDAEPLNRIVVTANHLKEDLDKLVSILNEFNSRF, from the coding sequence ACCAAGAACAATATTTGTACTTTGGCGGAACTGCCTATTTAGGATTACCAACAAACAAAGAATTTCAAGATTTAGTAATCCACAACATTCGTACTTGGGGAACTACATATGGAAGTTCCAGAACTGCAAATGTAAAATTAAGTGCTTATGATAGTGGTGAAAAGTTTCTAGCATCGCACATTGGCTCAGAAGATGCTGTTACGGTTTCGTCGGGAATGCTGGCTGGAAAATTGGTCATCGATTTAATGAAAAAGCAAACGGATTGTTTCTTTCATTTTAATGATACACATGCTGCAATTAGGATTGAAAACAGTCTGCCTCTATTTGAAAATAAAAAATTAAATGATCGTTTACTGGATTCAAAATCTGAGAAAATAACGATTCTAACAGATGGAGTTCCTACTTTTGAAACAAAACCAGTTGATTTCTCTTTCTTGAAACAAATTCCGAATCACAAAGAAATCACATTAATTGTTGATGAATCCCATTCTTTCGGACTTATTGGAAAAAATGGTTCGGGAATTTTCAATTCAATTCATTTTCCAATTAAAAGAAAAATCATGGTTTCTTCTTTAGGAAAAGCCTTTGGTTTAACCGGCGGCGTTATTGGAGGCGATACTGCATTTATTAGTCAGATAAAAGAAATGGAAGTTTTTACAAGCGCGGCTGGAATGAATCCAGCTTTTGTACAAACGCTTTTTGATGCTTCAGGAATTTATGCTAAGCAACATCAAAAATTATTAGATACTTTAAAGTATATAGATTCCATTTTAATCCAAAACAACAATATCAAATTTGACAAAGATTACCCATTAATCTACTTATTATCAAATCAATTGGTCGAAAATTTAAAAGCCGAAAAAATCATTATTGCCAGTTTTAAATACACTAAAGATGCCGAACCGCTCAATCGCATTGTAGTTACCGCTAATCATCTTAAAGAAGATTTGGACAAATTGGTTAGTATTTTAAATGAATTTAATTCTAGATTTTAA
- a CDS encoding DUF1456 family protein, with protein sequence MTNNDILKKLRVALMLRDDQIVEILELVDFRITKSELGAFFRAEDHPNYMECGDQVLRNFLNGLVIHLRGTKENPKNPNDVLAKHKAEIPKKETSKDRPEFKAAPKDSEKYRGDQSSSKSGSSAGKPKKKAFPKGNGKPVVVEKVVFKNGKNKK encoded by the coding sequence ATGACGAATAACGATATACTTAAAAAACTTCGCGTGGCTTTGATGCTCCGTGATGATCAAATAGTTGAAATTTTAGAACTAGTAGATTTTAGAATTACAAAATCAGAATTAGGTGCTTTTTTTAGAGCCGAAGATCACCCAAATTACATGGAATGCGGCGATCAGGTTTTGCGTAATTTCTTAAACGGATTGGTCATTCATTTGCGAGGAACGAAAGAAAACCCTAAAAACCCAAATGATGTTTTAGCAAAACATAAAGCTGAAATTCCGAAGAAGGAAACTTCAAAAGACAGACCAGAATTTAAAGCAGCTCCAAAAGATTCAGAAAAATACAGAGGCGATCAAAGTTCTTCAAAGTCAGGTTCATCAGCTGGAAAACCTAAAAAGAAAGCATTCCCAAAAGGAAATGGAAAACCAGTTGTGGTAGAAAAAGTAGTTTTCAAAAACGGGAAAAATAAGAAATAA
- a CDS encoding LytR/AlgR family response regulator transcription factor encodes MALKCIIVDDEPPATRILENYIGKVNFLEKTAVFNDSIKALEFLNKEDVDVIFLDIQMPQLTGLQISRIISKDIKVIFTTAYPDFALEGFELNAVDYLLKPIPFERFYQAVSKLNSESKIEVANTNNSTAPDFLFIKTDGKNKFQKVFLKDVLYVESLQNYVCIHTVKQQIITHSSLKNVIESLPENDFIQIHKSYVVSLQHIESTDNFSVFINGKELPIGATFKEAFFDKIEENKI; translated from the coding sequence ATGGCTTTAAAATGTATCATTGTCGATGATGAACCGCCTGCAACACGCATTCTCGAAAACTATATTGGGAAAGTGAATTTCTTGGAAAAAACCGCAGTTTTTAATGATTCAATAAAGGCATTAGAATTTTTAAACAAAGAAGATGTTGACGTTATTTTTTTGGATATTCAAATGCCTCAATTGACTGGTTTGCAGATATCAAGAATTATTTCAAAAGATATAAAAGTAATTTTTACCACTGCATATCCAGATTTTGCTTTAGAAGGATTTGAGTTAAATGCGGTTGATTATTTATTAAAACCAATTCCGTTTGAGCGATTTTATCAAGCTGTTTCTAAACTAAATTCTGAATCCAAAATAGAAGTTGCGAACACCAATAATAGCACCGCACCAGATTTTTTATTTATAAAAACCGATGGAAAAAATAAATTTCAGAAAGTCTTTTTGAAGGATGTTTTATATGTAGAAAGTCTGCAAAATTATGTTTGCATTCATACTGTAAAGCAGCAGATTATTACACATTCATCTTTAAAAAATGTAATAGAATCACTTCCAGAAAATGATTTTATCCAAATACATAAATCGTATGTGGTTTCATTGCAGCATATAGAATCGACCGATAATTTTTCTGTTTTTATAAATGGAAAAGAACTGCCAATTGGCGCAACTTTTAAAGAAGCTTTTTTTGATAAGATTGAGGAGAATAAGATTTAA